A region from the Triticum urartu cultivar G1812 chromosome 1, Tu2.1, whole genome shotgun sequence genome encodes:
- the LOC125525466 gene encoding putative leucine-rich repeat receptor-like protein kinase At2g19210 yields the protein MVARWLLQLVLLLGLAGVLQVHGQVDKLASFITIDCGLPENSPGYMDNVTKLRATGDAGFTNTGTNHNISTEYITPTMGWTWHTVRSFPIGVRNCYTINPVGSAGPNYLIRAFFMYGNYDGLDSPPIFDIYLGVNYWKTVNITAADMPLIVEVIAYVYGGTVQVCLVNTGSGTPFITSLALRPLKTTLYPQVNATQGLVLITRSSFGTNKTVRYPDDAYDRVWLPWTKPHPDEWLEISTAENVEDNLESFEVPSAVMRTAVTSANASSPVRFSWDAVRNANYHVPGYSWMLYFAELQKDAVRGFYITTNGELSYPHVMTPAYLATDAVFQRKPVHGFDRYEISLNATANSTLPPIINAVEVFSVLPTTGVPTAAQDVSAVTAVRDKYRVKKNWMGDPCAPRKFAWDGLSCGYALSGPPTVKGLNLSSMGLGGNISSSFRDLKGLQYLDLSRNNLTGSIPDTLSQLSSLTLLDLTRNRLTGEIPSMLLKKSQDGFLTLRYDNNPDLCSNGNSCVPPKKKSNSMVPVYVAIPIVAVLVIVLLLVLLMCMRRRRQGTTSNSIKPQNETRFTLSHSWNRNKDSSLQLNNQRFTYEEIKVITNNFQRVIGQGGFGKVYDGFLENGTQVAVKLRSESSAQGVQEFLVEAQTLAKIHHKNLVTMIGYCNDREHLALVYEYMSEGALHEHLRGRHYDTTLTWAQRLRIAQESAQGLEYLHKGCNPPLIHRDVKTSNILLNANLEAKIADFGLLKAFNCDDDTHVSTARLVGTHGYIAPEYLTTLQLTNKTDVYSFGVVLLEIVTGQPRILNNPEPSSITKWVQERLSQGNIEGVVDARMHGEHDINSVWKAAGIALKCTEQTPAQRPTMTEVVVQLQECLELETVRCKGGSTDPEFYMASGSDPFSSYNRYATNQSASTSHSNDVFEVERLGRVPTMTTGPVAR from the exons ATGGTGGCCCGGTGGCTGCTACAGCTAGTGCTTCTTCTTGGCCTCGCCGGCGTTCTTCAGGTCCATGGCCAGGTCGACAAGTTAGCCA GTTTCATAACCATAGACTGTGGCCTGCCGGAGAATTCCCCCGGCTACATGGACAACGTCACCAAGCTCCGGGCAACCGGGGACGCCGGCTTCACCAACACCGGCACCAACCACAACATCTCCACCGAGTACATCACCCCGACGATGGGCTGGACTTGGCACACCGTGCGCAGCTTCCCCATCGGCGTGCGCAACTGCTACACGATCAACCCTGTAGGATCGGCCGGGCCCAACTACCTCATCCGTGCCTTTTTCATGTATGGAAACTACGACGGCCTCGATAGTCCGCCCATCTTCGACATTTATCTCGGAGTCAACTACTGGAAAACTGTGAACATCACTGCCGCCGACATGCCATTGATCGTGGAGGTCATCGCCTACGTCTATGGCGGCACTGTGCAGGTATGTCTCGTGAACACCGGCTCCGGGACGCCATTCATCACCAGCCTGGCCCTAAGACCCCTCAAGACGACGCTCTACCCGCAAGTCAACGCGACGCAGGGGCTTGTTCTTATCACCAGGTCCAGCTTTGGCACTAATAAGACTGTGAG GTACCCGGACGATGCTTACGACCGGGTATGGCTCCCGTGGACCAAGCCGCATCCGGACGAGTGGTTGGAGATCTCAACGGCCGAGAACGTGGAAGACAACCTCGAAAGCTTCGAGGTGCCCTCCGCCGTGATGCGCACCGCCGTCACGTCCGCCAACGCCTCCTCCCCCGTCCGCTTCTCGTGGGACGCGGTGCGGAACGCCAACTACCACGTCCCCGGGTACTCCTGGATGCTCTACTTCGCGGAGCTGCAGAAGGACGCCGTGCGCGGGTTCTACATCACCACCAACGGCGAGCTCTCGTACCCGCACGTCATGACGCCGGCGTACCTGGCAACCGACGCCGTCTTCCAGCGCAAACCTGTCCATGGCTTCGACCGGTACGAGATCTCGCTGAACGCCACCGCGAACTCGACGCTCCCGCCGATCATCAACGCCGTCGAGGTCTTCTCGGTCCTCCCTACCACCGGCGTACCCACGGCCGCTCAGGATG TTTCTGCTGTCACGGCGGTCAGAGACAAGTACCGGGTGAAGAAGAACTGGATGGGGGATCCCTGCGCGCCGAGGAAATTTGCGTGGGATGGATTGAGTTGCGGCTACGCTCTCTCCGGACCACCAACTGTCAAAGGCTT GAATCTGTCTTCAATGGGTCTGGGTGGCAATATCTCGTCTTCTTTTCGGGATCTCAAAGGTTTACAATACCT GGATTTGTCTCGCAACAATCTCACCGGCTCCATTCCTGACACCCTTTCACAATTGTCATCGCTTACACTTCT TGATTTGACAAGAAACCGGCTTACTGGAGAAATTCCTTCCATGCTTCTGAAAAAAAGCCAAGATGGCTTCCTAACTCTAAG ATACGATAACAATCCGGACCTCTGCAGCAATGGCAATTCATGTGTGCCTCCAAAGAAGAAGAGCAATTCAATGGTTCCTGTCTATGTTGCTATTCCAATAGTTGCAGTACTCGTGATTGTGTTGCTTTTAGTGTTGCTCATGTGCATGCGAAGGAGAAGGCAAG GAACAACAAGCAACAGCATCAAGCCGCAGAATGAGACGCGCTTTACCCTGTCGCACTCTTGGAATAGAAACAAAGACAGCTCGCTGCAACTGAACAATCAGCGATTCACGTACGAGGAAATAAAGGTCATAACGAACAACTTCCAGCGAGTGATCGGCCAAGGAGGGTTTGGAAAAGTCTATGATGGATTCTTGGAGAATGGCACCCAGGTGGCTGTCAAGCTTCGGTCTGAGTCATCAGCTCAAGGTGTACAAGAGTTCCTGGTCGAG GCTCAGACGTTAGCTAAGATTCATCACAAAAATCTTGTAACCATGATTGGCTACTGCAACGATAGAGAGCACCTAGCCCTCGTGTACGAGTACATGTCCGAAGGAGCCCTACATGAACATCTGAGAG GCAGACACTACGACACAACATTAACCTGGGCACAGAGACTTCGTATTGCACAGGAATCCGCACAAG GGCTTGAGTATCTACACAAGGGCTGCAATCCACCCCTCATCCATAGGGATGTGAAGACATCAAACATCTTGCTAAATGCGAACCTTGAGGCCAAGATTGCGGATTTTGGCCTACTCAAGGCATTCAATTGCGATGATGATACCCATGTGTCCACAGCCAGGTTGGTTGGCACGCATGGTTACATTGCCCCTGA GTACCTAACAACATTGCAGCTGACTAATAAGACTGATGTGTATAGTTTTGGAGTAGTGTTGCTGGAAATAGTCACGGGCCAGCCTCGCATCTTGAATAATCCGGAACCTTCAAGCATCACCAAGTGGGTCCAGGAACGGCTTTCCCAGGGAAACATAGAGGGCGTGGTGGATGCGCGCATGCATGGAGAGCACGACATCAACAGCGTGTGGAAAGCAGCGGGCATTGCTCTCAAGTGTACTGAGCAAACACCGGCGCAACGGCCCACAATGACCGAGGTGGTGGTACAGCTGCAAGAGTGCCTCGAGCTCGAGACTGTGCGCTGCAAAGGTGGCAGCACGGATCCTGAGTTTTACATGGCCAGTGGCAGCGACCCATTCTCAAGTTATAATCGATACGCCACTAACCAGTCTGCTAGTACGAGCCATAGCAATGATGTATTTGAGGTGGAGCGTTTAGGCAGGGTTCCAACCATGACTACTGGTCCTGTCGCCAGGTGA